From Anopheles funestus chromosome 3RL, idAnoFuneDA-416_04, whole genome shotgun sequence, a single genomic window includes:
- the LOC125770779 gene encoding axoneme-associated protein mst101(2)-like isoform X12 — protein sequence MAKKGKAKNGAATGEGEQVSAPVAATTNVPAADPARPAVAPVKEVKLEVKPVPEKKTNPPNKANNGTVANGSEGETGEMRRKRSRRGRKKKSDDASDEQSKDKAPSTLTARKNLRKKRSKLMRTLEQLEANPAQATPEGKPIQTPEDIRKKIQIIESLLQHLQAQTQEEKKKMETLKSVKAEPQEPPKKEQQAPKVSEAAPKNLTSEKARKEGEVKKLANEKAEIQNEAKRLVQDKARKEQEMKKLIEEKAKKDAEAKQLLEEKAAREAELAKLTQAKARVETVEQKINEIDQKVQQRKEADEGKVAPGSPKQKKDQARTRKDSESSKKKEAEDKAKKEAEEKGKKEAAEKAKKETDEKAKKEAEEKAKKEAAEKAKKEAEEKAKKEAAEKAKREAEEKAKKEAAEKAKKEAEEKAKKEATEKAKKEAEEKAKKEAAEKAKKEAEEKAKKEAEEKAKKDAAEKAKKEAEEKAKKESDEKAKQEAAAKAKKLAEEDAKRKTNGEAAKQSNGSAPTTPTQEKPATSKQDAKNSKKNNKRTPKNSVSEDEKNTTKATGSKNGQSGDFASSAEPVTVAKSQESQSAPVPIPKTPEAAPASPKSSPKPGNGKPATPVNGKQQTPPAKTPEKSPPQPKTASRTSPPKTTAKAPSPPKTAPAAARAPPKPSTPPASKKPEPPPKPEFLKRKSPSVEKEKIVAAKVAAPTATAPQQVPQQAPAAAPAPSSVPAPSTPAPVPTPATVPTPASPAPAAEPTGPAAEEGAAASARLTEEALNGAKKPATAGAGAASKPKPVQKKPEVPPKPDVHSKSAAKMKTPIKQPGGKTSTSDSRSPAAELSRTEAFKKNMDIISTIADVLLSHSRSKKIRALDPSSSDASSKPTTNSSINPSSSSSTSREPSSPSSASLLSSLFPSLSQSSSPSASTSHQASSSSADAPHKPKSKLDLERILRILQASQPPPRSSGTEPGQGTSSSSPGPEPSTSSSVPFPEIPSGTDTDEHPLGSFLTKDAIRMLMPTLQEVNVKFNVEKQLQALNATAAMAKILPKTLPPGTDTTEEDELEEDLLDEETEDTIEYKFTPRPVFIATICQVCKNPLKSFFHCERCVMVSYCGDEHRRMDQPAHRDLCTVLCEIAASRGGHIYQLARKLNVQEYRNLRVHTLNQIELSLKRPMQAFEREIVLFPRICFTPDCREWRQELLTECTDCRQVSYCIADPTHLQASHRRWCKAYLLFQKLILRQRILGRIEPVLPTRILTKSTPLPANIDEAFKQLYKNSTVPRDECVYAVLSQIATAPLSALYAYQQTGLPFGNTFTIHLVGAELQFEGDTLDKWEAFFLHLVPEVAVLRVVFVGPELNVENLPIDVISRIRMCRTCRLKCRVVAFDFQCRTMYHDYRQSSRYQRPNLICFFNPGLHRTTGFAGLDSWPVTIRAATEANCPMLVTAYTELESPLDLERLQRESTRTLQVIQSPSVNPFASKRPDRNFISDDTAPMIFKNYYYFVVK from the exons atggCGAAGAAAGGGAAGGCTAAAAATGGGGCGGCCACTGGTGAAGGAGAACAAGTGTCAGCTCCAGTGGCAGCGACCACCAATGTCCCAGCAGCTGATCCAGCGAGACCAGCCGTCGCACCGGTCAAGGAAGTGAAGCTTGAAGTTAAGCCCGTTCCGGAGAAAAAGACCAACCCACCGAACAAAGCTAATAATGGTACCGTAGCGAACGGTTCCGAAGGTGAAACTGGTGAGATGAGACGCAAGCGAAGCCGTCGTGGCCGCAAGAAGAAGTCGGATGACGCATCGGATGAGCAGTCCAAGGATAAAGCACCCTCAACGCTGACGGCCAGGAAAAATCTGCGCAAAAAGCGTAGCAAGCTGATGCGAACACTGGAGCAGCTCGAGGCCAATCCAGCGCAGGCTACACCGGAAGGTAAACCGATACAGACCCCTGAAGATATCCGCAAGAAGATTCAAATCATTGAAAGTTTGCTGCAGCATCTGCAGGCACAGACTcaggaggaaaagaaaaagatggaAACTCTCAAGAGCGTCAAGGCGGAACCACAGGAACCGCCCAAGAAAGAGCAACAGGCTCCGAAAGTGTCGGAAGCGGCTCCAAAGAATTTAACCTCCGAAAAGGCACGTAAGGAGGGTGAGGTGAAAAAGCTTGCCAATGAAAAGGCCGAAATCCAAAACGAGGCGAAGCGGTTGGTGCAAGATAAAGCTCGCAAAGAGCAGGAGATGAAGAAGCTGATCGAAGAAAAGGCCAAGAAGGACGCCGAAGCTAAGCAGCTGCTGGAGGAGAAAGCGGCGCGTGAGGCGGAACTGGCAAAGTTGACCCAGGCTAAGGCACGCGTAGAAACGGTTGAGCAGAAGATCAATGAAATCGATCAGAAGGTTCAGCAGCGCAAGGAAGCGGATGAGGGAAAGGTTGCGCCTGGTAGTCCGAAGCAGAAGAAGGACCAGGCACGCACGCGCAAGGATTCGGAATCGAgcaagaaaaaggaagcagAGGATAAGGCCAAGAAAGAGGCGGAAGAAAAGGGCAAGAAGGAAGCGGCTGAAAAGGCTAAGAAGGAAACAGATGAAAAGGCCAAGAAGGAGGCGGAAGAAAAG GCCAAGAAGGAAGCGGCCGAGAAGGCAAAGAAGGAAGCCGAGGAAAAGGCCAAGAAGGAAGCGGCCGAGAAGGCTAAGAGGGAAGCCGAGGAAAAGGCCAAGAAGGAAGCGGCCGAGAAGGCGAAGAAGGAGGCAGAAGAAAAGGCGAAGAAGGAAGCGACCGAGAAGGCGAAGAAGGAGGCAGAAGAAAAGGCGAAGAAGGAAGCGGCTGAAAAGGCGAAGAAGGAGGCTGAGGAAAAGGCCAAGAAGGAAGCCGAGGAAAAGGCCAAGAAGGACGCGGCTGAAAAGGCAAAGAAGGAAGCGGAAGAGAAAGCAAAGAAGGAATCGGATGAAAAGGCAAAACAGGAAGCGGCagcaaaagcgaaaaagcTAGCGGAAGAGGACGCCAAACGGAAAACGAACGGTGAAGCAGCCAAACAGTCAAACGGATCAGCTCCAACAACGCCAACGCAGGAAAAACCGGCCACCTCGAAACAGGATGCTAAGaacagcaagaaaaataacaaacggaCACCGAAAAACAGTGTATCGGAGGAtgagaaaaacacaaccaaggCAACCGGTTCAAAAAACGGACAAAGCGGCGATTTTGCCTCCTCTGCTGAACCCGTCACGGTAGCAAAATCGCAGGAAAGTCAATCAGCACCAGTACCCATCCCGAAGACTCCCGAAGCTGCTCCTGCCTCACCGAAATCCTCCCCGAAACCTGGCAATGGGAAACCGGCCACTCCAGTGAACGGTAAGCAACAGACACCGCCAGCCAAAACACCGGAAAAGTCTCCACCGCAACCCAAGACTGCATCGCGTACCTCGCCCCCGAAGACTACTGCCAAGGCTCCGTCTCCACCGAAAACGGCACCTGCAGCTGCACGAGCCCCTCCGAAACCTAGCACACCACCTGCCTCAAAGAAACCTGAACCTCCGCCAAAGCCTGAATTCCTCAAGAGGAAGTCGCCCTCAGTCGAGAAGGAAAAGATTGTAGCCGCCAAGGTCGCAGCACCAACAGCCACTGCACCCCAACAGGTACCTCAACAGGCCCCTGCAGCTGCTCCCGCCCCTAGCTCAGTACCCGCACCATCCACACCTGCTCCTGTTCCTACTCCTGCCACAGTACCAACACCTGCTTCACCTGCACCTGCCGCTGAACCAACGGGTCCTGCAGCAGAAGAAGGTGCTGCAGCATCCGCACGCCTAACCGAGGAGGCCCTCAATGGAGCGAAGAAACCTGCCACTGCTGGTGCCGGTGCGGCTAGCAAACCGAAACCGGTACAGAAGAAACCGGAAGTGCCGCCCAAACCGGACGTCCACAGCAAGAGTGCCGCCAAAATGAAGACACCCATCAAGCAGCCGGGTGGCAAGACCTCCACG TCTGATTCCAGGTCGCCGGCAGCGGAGCTAAGTAGAACGGAAGCATTTAAGAAAAACATGGACATTATATCGACCATTGCGGACGTGCTGTTGTCCCATTCGCGCTCGAAGAAGATCCGTGCACTCGACCCATCATCATCGGACGCTAGTAGCAAACCCACTACTAACAGCTCCATCAATCCTTCTTCCTCATCTAGCACTAGTCGCGAACCATCATCCCCCTCATCAGCGTCACTCTTATCATCCCTATTTCCATCGCTATCGCAATCATCTAGCCCCTCAGCTAGCACCTCCCACCAAGCTTCTTCCTCGTCGGCAGACGCACCGCACAAACCGAAGTCTAAGCTAGATCTGGAACGCATCCTGCGCATACTGCAAGCATCACAACCCCCGCCTCGTTCGAGCGGCACCGAGCCCGGCCAGGGAAcgtcatcgtcatcaccgGGACCGGAACCTTCCACCTCATCCTCGGTACCATTCCCAGAGATCCCATCGGGCACGGATACTGATGAGCATCCGCTGGGGTCTTTTCTGACCAAAGATGCCATTCGTATGTTGATGCCTACCTTGCAGGAAGTGAACGTAAAGTTTAATGTCGAAAAGCAACTGCAAGCCCTCAATGCTACGGCTGCAATGGCTAAGATACTACCGAAAACATTGCCACCAGGAACGGACACGACCGAGGAGGATGAGCTGGAAGAAGATCTGCTTGATGAGGAAACGGAAGATACGATCGAGTACAAGTTTACACCGCGCCCGGTATTCATAGCAACAATCTGTCAG GTGTGCAAGAATCCGTTGAAGAGTTTCTTCCACTGCGAACGCTGTGTGATGGTTTCATACTGTGGAGATGAACATCGGCGCATGGACCAACCGGCTCATCGTGATCTTTGCACGGTACTGTGCGAAATCGCAGCCAGCAGAG GAGGGCATATTTACCAGCTGGCACGGAAGCTTAACGTTCAGGAGTATCGTAATCTGCGCGTCCACACGCTCAACCAGATCGAGCTGTCGTTGAAACGGCCTATGCAAGCGTTCGAGCGCGAGATTGTACTGTTTCCACGCATCTGCTTCACACCAGATTGTCGCGAATGGAGACAGGAACTGCTGACGGAGTGTACTGATTGCCGACAGGTTTCGTACTGTATCGCAGATCCAACGCACCTGCAAGCTTCCCATCGCCGCTGGTGTAAGGCGTACCTGCTCTTTCAGAAGCTAATCCTACGACAGCGTATCCTCGGGCGGATCGAACCAGTTCTTCCTACGCGTATCCTCACGAAATCGACTCCATTGCCGGCTAACATTGACGAAGCGTTCAAACAGTTGTACAAAAACTCAACTG TACCTCGGGATGAATGTGTGTACGCCGTACTGTCACAGATAGCGACCGCTCCACTGTCCGCACTGTATGCGTACCAGCAGACGGGCCTACCGTTCGGTAACACATTCACCATCCATCTCGTTGGTGCCGAGTTACAGTTTGAGGGCGACACACTGGACAAGTGGGAAGCGTTCTTCCTTCACCTCGTACCGGAGGTCGCCGTACTACGAGTGGTTTTCGTCGGTCCGGAATTGAACGTCGAGAATCTGCCGATCGACGTCATCAGTCGCATTAG AATGTGCCGCACCTGTCGCCTGAAATGTCGTGTGGTGGCGTTTGATTTCCAATGCCGCACGATGTACCATGACTATCGGCAGAGCTCCCGGTACCAACGACCAAACCTTATCTGTTTCTTCAATCCGGGACTTCATCGTACTACGGGCTTTGCTGGTTTGGATAGCTGGCCGGTAACGATTCGTGCCGCCACCGAGGCAAACTGTCCAATGTTGGTGACGGCTTATACTGAGCTTGAGTCGCCGCTCGATTTAGAACGACTGCAGCGAGAATCAACGCGCACCCTTCAGGTGATACAATCACCTTCGGTAAATCCATTCGCTTCGAAGCGTCCCGATCGTAACTTCATATCGGACGACACTGCACCAATGATCTTCAAGAACTACTATTACTTCGTGGTGAAATAG